The Pagrus major chromosome 10, Pma_NU_1.0 genome contains a region encoding:
- the eif4a1a gene encoding eukaryotic translation initiation factor 4A1A has protein sequence MSAEYDNSDNGPEGMEPDGIIESNWSQIVDSFDEMSLREALLRGIYAYGFEKPSAIQQRAIVPCIKGYDVIAQAQSGTGKTATFAISILQQIDVELKDTQALVLAPTRELAQQIQKVVLALGDYMGASCYACIGGTNIRCEVQKLLAEAPHIVVGTPGRVFDMLTRRNISSKHIKMFVLDEADEMLSRGFKDQIYDIFLKLGPSTQVVLLSATMPADVLEVTKKFMREPVRILVKKEELTLEGIRQFYINVEKEDWKLDTLCDLYETLTITQAVIFINTRRKVDWLTEKLHARDFTVSALHGDMDQKERDLIMREFRSGSSRVLITTDLLARGIDVQQVSLVINYDLPTNRENYIHRIGRGGRFGRKGVAINMVTEDDKRTLRDIETFYNTTVEEMPMNVADLL, from the exons ATGTCGGCTGAATATGACAATAG TGACAATGGCCCCGAGGGCATGGAGCCAGATGGGATCATTGAG AGCAACTGGAGTCAGATTGTGGACAGTTTTGATGAGATGAGCCTGCGCGAGGCTCTGCTCAGGGGAATCTATGCCTATGGTTTTGAGAAGCCTTCAGCTATCCAGCAGAGGGCCATTGTCCCTTGTATCAAGG gttatGATGTGATAGCTCAGGCCCAGTCTGGAACCGGAAAAACCGCCACGTTTGCCATTTCTATCCTCCAGCAGATTGATGTGGAGCTGAAAGACACTCAGGCTCTGGTCCTGGCTCCCACAAGGGAGCTGGCTCAGCAG atCCAGAAGGTGGTGCTGGCCCTGGGTGACTACATGGGTGCCAGTTGCTATGCCTGTATTGGAGGGACCAACATTCGCTGTGAAGTTCAGAAGCTGTTGGCTGAAGCCCCTCACATTGTGGTGGGAACCCCTGGCCGTGTCTTTGACATGCTAACTCGCAGAAACATCT cttcgaagcacattaaaatgtttgttttggatgAGGCCGACGAGATGCTTAGTCGAGGGTTCAAGGACCAGATCTATGACATCTTCCTGAAACTGGGGCCCAGCACACAG GTTGTCCTACTGTCGGCCACCATGCCAGCTGACGTTTTGGAGGTCACAAAGAAATTCATGCGTGAACCTGTCCGAATCCTGGTAAAGAAGGAGGAGCTGACCCTAGAGGGCATCCGCCAGTTCTACATCAATGTGGAGAAAGAG GACTGGAAGCTGGACACACTGTGTGACCTGTATGAGACCTTGACCATCACGCAAGCGGTCATCTTCATTAACACAAGGAGGAAAGTAGACTGGCTCACTGAGAAGTTGCATGCCAGAGACTTCACCGTCTCTGCTCTG CACGGTGACATGgaccagaaagagagagacttgATCATGAGGGAGTTCCGCTCTGGCTCCAGTCGAGTCCTGATTACCACTGACCTGCTG GCCAGAGGTATTGATGTCCAGCAGGTGTCCCTGGTCATCAACTATGACCTGCCAACCAATAGGGAAAACTATATCCACAG gATTGGTCGGGGTGGTCGTTTTGGCAGAAAGGGAGTAGCCATCAACATGGTGACTGAGGATGACAAGCGAACCCTGAGGGACATTGAGACATTCTACAACACCACCGTTGAGGAGATGCCCATGAATGTGGCAGATCTTCTCTAG